A single Watersipora subatra chromosome 7, tzWatSuba1.1, whole genome shotgun sequence DNA region contains:
- the LOC137400991 gene encoding coiled-coil domain-containing protein 8-like, with the protein MGSYDGAEICELVDCFMLHQINQITKETFGLYRNDGLGKINSSWYKKRDSSGYKNRDSSGIRTDTAVDIKTKTAAGIRTVTAADIRTETAFDIRTETAVGITTETAVSTGTETAVEITTETAVGKKTKTAVDIRTETAFDIRAETAVDITTEIAVDIRTETIVGIRTKTAVDISTETAVDIRTETAVGIRTETAVDIRTETAADIRTETSVDITTETAVV; encoded by the exons ATGGGTTCCTATGATGGTGCAGAAATATGCGAATTGGTTGACTGCTTTATGCTACATCAGATAAACCAGATCACAAAAGAGACTTTTGGATTATACCGAAATGATGGACTTGGC aaaataaacagCAGTTGGTATAAGAAAAGAGACAGCAGTGGATATAAGAACAGAGACAGCAGTGGTATAAGAACAGACACAGCAGTTGATATAAAAACAAAGACAGCAGCTGGTATAAGAACAGTGACAGCAGCTGATATAAGAACAGAGACAGCATTTGATATAAGGACAGAAACGGCAGTGGGTATAACAACAGAGACAGCAGTTAGTACTGGAACTGAGACAGCAGTTGAAATAACAACGGAGACAGCAGTTGGTAAGAAAACAAAGACAGCAGTTGATATAAGAACAGAGACAGCATTTGATATAAGAGCAGAGACAGCAGTGGATATAACAACAGAAATAGCAGTTGATATAAGAACAGAGACAATAGTTGGTATAAGAACCAAAACAGCAGTGGATATATCAACAGAAACAGCAGTTGATATAAGAACAGAGACAGCAGTTGGTATAAGAACAGAGACAGCAGTTGATATAAGAACAGAAACAGCAGCTGATATAAGAACAGAAACATCAGTTGATATAACAACAGAGACAGCAGTGGTATAA